The proteins below are encoded in one region of Coffea arabica cultivar ET-39 chromosome 4c, Coffea Arabica ET-39 HiFi, whole genome shotgun sequence:
- the LOC113739726 gene encoding putative phospholipid-transporting ATPase 9 isoform X2 — protein MTAAKRKKQSFSRISNLSRQESLEHSLIGGPGFSRLVFCNDPGRPEAVPLSYGSNYVRTTKYTAVTFLPRALFEQFRRVANMFFLFSAILSFTPLSPTSALSTVVPFAFVVGITMVKELVEDLRRKKQDIEVNNRLVKVYSSHGSFQYVKWMDLRVGDVVKVEKDEFFPADLVLLSSSYEDPICYVETTNLDGETNLKLKQALQATSYLNEDSAFKDFRGIIRCEDPNANLYSFVGNLDVAGQRYPLTLNQLLLRDSKLKNTDYIYGVVIFTGHDTKVVQNSVTPPSKRSKIEKQTDKLVYLLFAVLVLMSFTGSVVFGIATREDLQHGRMKRWYLRPDETTIYYNPKRAPIAATLQFFTALLLYSYLIPISLYVSVEIVKVLQSCLINKDLHMYYEEGDKPAHARTSNLNEELGQVDTILSDKTGTLTCNSMDFVKCSIAGTSYGYGVTEVERALARKKTSSLAQEKSDEDFHEFYTETNPLVKGFNFKDERITNGRWVNEPYSDVILKFFRLLAICHTAIPDVNEENGTVTYEAESPDEAAFVVAAREVGFEFCERSQASISINELDPITGKKVKRIFELLKVIEFSSSRKRMSVIIRDEEGNLLLLCKGADSIMFQRLASNGREFEEHTRLHINEYANAGLRTMVLAYRQLEEGEYQRFNEEFTEAKNMIIADQEKLAEAVAETIEKDLILLGATAVEDKLQIGVPECIDKLARAGIKIWVLTGDKMETAINIGFACSLLRQGMKHIIINSETAEFDALEKSLNESEASEALKANILHQIEKANDLLASSNESLSLIIDGKALTYALDIDVKDFFLELAISCSTVICCRSTPKQKALVTRLVKLKTRKTTLAIGDGANDVGMLQEADIGVGISGFEGMQAVMSSDIAIGQFRYLERLLLVHGHWCYRRISLMICYFFYKNIAFGFTLFFYQAYASFSGQTVYNEWCLSLYNVLFTSLPAIALGVFDQDIPARLCLKSYVLACSFQYFINKVYRMFFLAGSGSLGGHPTQFLVPSASSLFAFLDWRIKLFVEVVKSLD, from the exons ATGACTGCtgccaaaagaaaaaagcagAGTTTCAGTAGAATCAGTAATCTATCCAGGCAAGAATCTTTAGAGCACTCTCTAATTGGAGGGCCAGGCTTTTCAAGATTAGTTTTTTGCAATGATCCTGGAAGGCCTGAAGCAGTTCCATTAAGTTACGGAAGCAACTATGTCAGAACTACCAAGTACACTGCTGTAACATTTCTGCCAAGAGCATTGTTCGAGCAGTTCAGAAGAGTTGCAAatatgttttttcttttctctgcaATTTTGTCCTTCACCCCGCTCTCGCCTACATCTGCTCTTTCTACTGTTGTTCCATTTGCTTTTGTGGTTGGAATCACTATGGTGAAAGAGCTTGTTGAAGACTTGAGAAGGAAAAAGCAG GATATTGAAGTAAACAACAGGTTAGTTAAAGTGTACAGCAGTCATGGAAGTTTTCAATACGTCAAGTGGATGGATTTGAGAGTTGGAGATGTAGTGAAAGTGGAGAAGGATGAATTCTTTCCTGCTGATCTTGTTTTGCTTTCATCAAGTTATGAAGATCCAATTTGCTACGTTGAGACAACAAACCTGGATGGAGAAACAAATTTGAAGCTAAAGCAAGCATTACAAGCAACCTCATATTTAAATGAAGACTCAGCATTCAAGGACTTTAGGGGGATAATAAGATGTGAAGATCCTAATGCAAATTTATATTCTTTTGTTGGAAATTTGGATGTTGCAGGACAACGATATCCTCTTACACTTAATCAATTGCTTCTAAGAGATTCAAAGCTAAAGAACACTGATTACATCTATGGAGTTGTTATCTTCACTGGCCATGATACAAAGGTTGTCCAGAACTCTGTAACACCCCCATCCAAAAGGAGCAAGATTGAAAAGCAAACAGATAAGCTTGTCTACTTGTTATTCGCTGTTTTAGTTCTTATGTCTTTTACTGGGTCAGTGGTCTTTGGAATTGCAACAAGAGAAGACCTGCAACATGGCAGGATGAAAAGATGGTATCTTAGACCAGATGAGACCACAATATACTATAATCCAAAGAGAGCACCTATTGCTGCAACACTGCAATTCTTTACTGCCCTTTTGTTGTATAGTTACTTGATCCCCATATCATTGTATGTTTCAGTAGAGATTGTAAAAGTTCTTCAGAGCTGTCTCATCAACAAAGATTTGCACATGTATTATGAAGAAGGTGACAAACCAGCACATGCACGTACCTCTAATTTGAATGAGGAACTTGGCCAAGTTGACACTATACTTTCAGATAAAACAGGAACGTTGACTTGCAACTCCATGGATTTTGTTAAGTGTTCTATTGCAGGAACATCCTATGGGTATGGAGTCACTGAGGTAGAAAGGGCTTTGGCCAGGAAAAAAACATCATCTTTGGCTCAGGAGAAGTCAGATGAAGATTTTCATGAATTCTACACTGAAACTAACCCACTTGTAAAAGGTTTTAATTTTAAGGATGAAAGGATCACGAATGGCCGCTGGGTTAATGAGCCTTATTCAGATGTTATCTTGAAATTCTTTCGGTTATTGGCCATCTGCCATACAGCAATACCTGATGTGAATGAAGAAAATGGAACAGTGACATATGAAGCTGAATCACCAGATGAGGCAGCTTTTGTAGTTGCAGCCAGAgaagttggatttgagtttTGCGAGAGGTCTCAAGCAAGCATCTCAATCAATGAGTTAGATCCAATAACTGGCAAGAAGGTTAAAAG AATTTTTGAACTTCTAAAAGTTATCGAGTTCAGTAGCTCAAGAAAGAGGATGTCTGTGATTATAAGAGACGAGGAAGGGAACCTGCTTCTGCTTTGTAAAGGTGCTGACAG CATCATGTTTCAAAGACTGGCATCTAATGGAAGGGAGTTTGAAGAGCATACAAGGTTACACATTAATGAGTATGCTAATGCTGGTTTGAGAACCATGGTACTTGCATATCGCCAACTTGAAGAGGGTGAATACCAGAGGTTTAATGAGGAGTTTACAGAAGCCAAAAACATGATAATTGCAGATCAGGAGAAATTAGCTGAAGCTGTAGCAGAAACAATTGAGAAGGATTTGATACTGCTTGGTGCAACAGCTGTTGAAGACAAACTGCAAATTGGG GTTCCTGAATGTATCGACAAACTTGCACGAGCTGGAATAAAAATTTGGGTTTTGACGGGAGACAAGATGGAGACTGCAATCAATATAGG TTTCGCATGTAGTCTGCTTAGGCAAGGAATGAAGCATATCATAATCAACTCGGAGACCGCAGAATTTGATGCACTGGAAAAATCTCTAAATGAGTCAGAAGCTAGTGAG GCACTCAAGGCTAACATCTTGCATCAGATAGAGAAGGCGAATGACCTACTTGCTTCATCAAACGAGTCACTTTCCCTGATCATAGATGGAAAGGCCCTTACTTATGCCCTGGACATTGATGTGAAGGACTTTTTTTTGGAGCTTGCAATTAGCTGTTCAACTGTTATATGTTGTCGCTCAACACCTAAACAAAAAGCACTA GTTACAAGACTTGTAAAACTGAAAACTCGTAAAACAACACTTGCAATTGGAGATGGTGCAAATGATGTTGGGATGCTTCAAGAAGCAGACATTGGTGTTGGTATAAGTGGTTTTGAAGGAATGCAG GCAGTTATGTCAAGTGATATAGCAATTGGACAGTTCCGCTATCTGGAGCGCTTATTACTCGTACATGGTCATTGGTGCTACAGAAGGATCTCTTTAATG ATCTGTTATTTCTTTTACAAGAATATAGCATTTggattcactcttttcttctatCAAGCGTATGCATCTTTCTCCGGACAAACTGTGTACAACGAGTGGTGTTTGTCATTATATAATGTCTTGTTTACATCTCTCCCCGCAATTGCCCTTGGAGTCTTTGATCAGGATATACCTGCACGACTTTGTCTCAAG AGTTACGTTCTGGCTTGCAGTTTCCAGTACTTTATCAACAAGGTGTACAGAATGTTCTTTTTAGCTGGTTCCGGATCATTGGGTGGGCATCCAACGCAATTTTTAGTTCCATCTGCATCTTCCTTATTTGCATTCTTGGATTGGAGGATCAAGCTTTTCGTAGAAGTGGTGAAGTCGTTGGACTAG
- the LOC113739726 gene encoding putative phospholipid-transporting ATPase 9 isoform X4, whose translation MTAAKRKKQSFSRISNLSRQESLEHSLIGGPGFSRLVFCNDPGRPEAVPLSYGSNYVRTTKYTAVTFLPRALFEQFRRVANMFFLFSAILSFTPLSPTSALSTVVPFAFVVGITMVKELVEDLRRKKQDIEVNNRLVKVYSSHGSFQYVKWMDLRVGDVVKVEKDEFFPADLVLLSSSYEDPICYVETTNLDGETNLKLKQALQATSYLNEDSAFKDFRGIIRCEDPNANLYSFVGNLDVAGQRYPLTLNQLLLRDSKLKNTDYIYGVVIFTGHDTKVVQNSVTPPSKRSKIEKQTDKLVYLLFAVLVLMSFTGSVVFGIATREDLQHGRMKRWYLRPDETTIYYNPKRAPIAATLQFFTALLLYSYLIPISLYVSVEIVKVLQSCLINKDLHMYYEEGDKPAHARTSNLNEELGQVDTILSDKTGTLTCNSMDFVKCSIAGTSYGYGVTEVERALARKKTSSLAQEKSDEDFHEFYTETNPLVKGFNFKDERITNGRWVNEPYSDVILKFFRLLAICHTAIPDVNEENGTVTYEAESPDEAAFVVAAREVGFEFCERSQASISINELDPITGKKVKRIFELLKVIEFSSSRKRMSVIIRDEEGNLLLLCKGADSIMFQRLASNGREFEEHTRLHINEYANAGLRTMVLAYRQLEEGEYQRFNEEFTEAKNMIIADQEKLAEAVAETIEKDLILLGATAVEDKLQIGVPECIDKLARAGIKIWVLTGDKMETAINIGFACSLLRQGMKHIIINSETAEFDALEKSLNESEASEASLTPLRMHLIGKANDLLASSNESLSLIIDGKALTYALDIDVKDFFLELAISCSTVICCRSTPKQKALVTRLVKLKTRKTTLAIGDGANDVGMLQEADIGVGISGFEGMQAVMSSDIAIGQFRYLERLLLVHGHWCYRRISLMICYFFYKNIAFGFTLFFYQAYASFSGQTVYNEWCLSLYNVLFTSLPAIALGVFDQDIPARLCLKFPVLYQQGVQNVLFSWFRIIGWASNAIFSSICIFLICILGLEDQAFRRSGEVVGLEILGATMYTCVVWVVNCQMALSINYFTYIQHLFIWGGIALWYIFLLAFGAMDPSISTTAFMVFIEACAPSPSFWLVLPLVLFVALLPYFTYTAIQMHFFPMSHQMIQLMYAQSDDTEFV comes from the exons ATGACTGCtgccaaaagaaaaaagcagAGTTTCAGTAGAATCAGTAATCTATCCAGGCAAGAATCTTTAGAGCACTCTCTAATTGGAGGGCCAGGCTTTTCAAGATTAGTTTTTTGCAATGATCCTGGAAGGCCTGAAGCAGTTCCATTAAGTTACGGAAGCAACTATGTCAGAACTACCAAGTACACTGCTGTAACATTTCTGCCAAGAGCATTGTTCGAGCAGTTCAGAAGAGTTGCAAatatgttttttcttttctctgcaATTTTGTCCTTCACCCCGCTCTCGCCTACATCTGCTCTTTCTACTGTTGTTCCATTTGCTTTTGTGGTTGGAATCACTATGGTGAAAGAGCTTGTTGAAGACTTGAGAAGGAAAAAGCAG GATATTGAAGTAAACAACAGGTTAGTTAAAGTGTACAGCAGTCATGGAAGTTTTCAATACGTCAAGTGGATGGATTTGAGAGTTGGAGATGTAGTGAAAGTGGAGAAGGATGAATTCTTTCCTGCTGATCTTGTTTTGCTTTCATCAAGTTATGAAGATCCAATTTGCTACGTTGAGACAACAAACCTGGATGGAGAAACAAATTTGAAGCTAAAGCAAGCATTACAAGCAACCTCATATTTAAATGAAGACTCAGCATTCAAGGACTTTAGGGGGATAATAAGATGTGAAGATCCTAATGCAAATTTATATTCTTTTGTTGGAAATTTGGATGTTGCAGGACAACGATATCCTCTTACACTTAATCAATTGCTTCTAAGAGATTCAAAGCTAAAGAACACTGATTACATCTATGGAGTTGTTATCTTCACTGGCCATGATACAAAGGTTGTCCAGAACTCTGTAACACCCCCATCCAAAAGGAGCAAGATTGAAAAGCAAACAGATAAGCTTGTCTACTTGTTATTCGCTGTTTTAGTTCTTATGTCTTTTACTGGGTCAGTGGTCTTTGGAATTGCAACAAGAGAAGACCTGCAACATGGCAGGATGAAAAGATGGTATCTTAGACCAGATGAGACCACAATATACTATAATCCAAAGAGAGCACCTATTGCTGCAACACTGCAATTCTTTACTGCCCTTTTGTTGTATAGTTACTTGATCCCCATATCATTGTATGTTTCAGTAGAGATTGTAAAAGTTCTTCAGAGCTGTCTCATCAACAAAGATTTGCACATGTATTATGAAGAAGGTGACAAACCAGCACATGCACGTACCTCTAATTTGAATGAGGAACTTGGCCAAGTTGACACTATACTTTCAGATAAAACAGGAACGTTGACTTGCAACTCCATGGATTTTGTTAAGTGTTCTATTGCAGGAACATCCTATGGGTATGGAGTCACTGAGGTAGAAAGGGCTTTGGCCAGGAAAAAAACATCATCTTTGGCTCAGGAGAAGTCAGATGAAGATTTTCATGAATTCTACACTGAAACTAACCCACTTGTAAAAGGTTTTAATTTTAAGGATGAAAGGATCACGAATGGCCGCTGGGTTAATGAGCCTTATTCAGATGTTATCTTGAAATTCTTTCGGTTATTGGCCATCTGCCATACAGCAATACCTGATGTGAATGAAGAAAATGGAACAGTGACATATGAAGCTGAATCACCAGATGAGGCAGCTTTTGTAGTTGCAGCCAGAgaagttggatttgagtttTGCGAGAGGTCTCAAGCAAGCATCTCAATCAATGAGTTAGATCCAATAACTGGCAAGAAGGTTAAAAG AATTTTTGAACTTCTAAAAGTTATCGAGTTCAGTAGCTCAAGAAAGAGGATGTCTGTGATTATAAGAGACGAGGAAGGGAACCTGCTTCTGCTTTGTAAAGGTGCTGACAG CATCATGTTTCAAAGACTGGCATCTAATGGAAGGGAGTTTGAAGAGCATACAAGGTTACACATTAATGAGTATGCTAATGCTGGTTTGAGAACCATGGTACTTGCATATCGCCAACTTGAAGAGGGTGAATACCAGAGGTTTAATGAGGAGTTTACAGAAGCCAAAAACATGATAATTGCAGATCAGGAGAAATTAGCTGAAGCTGTAGCAGAAACAATTGAGAAGGATTTGATACTGCTTGGTGCAACAGCTGTTGAAGACAAACTGCAAATTGGG GTTCCTGAATGTATCGACAAACTTGCACGAGCTGGAATAAAAATTTGGGTTTTGACGGGAGACAAGATGGAGACTGCAATCAATATAGG TTTCGCATGTAGTCTGCTTAGGCAAGGAATGAAGCATATCATAATCAACTCGGAGACCGCAGAATTTGATGCACTGGAAAAATCTCTAAATGAGTCAGAAGCTAGTGAGGCAAGTCTTACTCCTCTTAGAATGCATCTTATTGGA AAGGCGAATGACCTACTTGCTTCATCAAACGAGTCACTTTCCCTGATCATAGATGGAAAGGCCCTTACTTATGCCCTGGACATTGATGTGAAGGACTTTTTTTTGGAGCTTGCAATTAGCTGTTCAACTGTTATATGTTGTCGCTCAACACCTAAACAAAAAGCACTA GTTACAAGACTTGTAAAACTGAAAACTCGTAAAACAACACTTGCAATTGGAGATGGTGCAAATGATGTTGGGATGCTTCAAGAAGCAGACATTGGTGTTGGTATAAGTGGTTTTGAAGGAATGCAG GCAGTTATGTCAAGTGATATAGCAATTGGACAGTTCCGCTATCTGGAGCGCTTATTACTCGTACATGGTCATTGGTGCTACAGAAGGATCTCTTTAATG ATCTGTTATTTCTTTTACAAGAATATAGCATTTggattcactcttttcttctatCAAGCGTATGCATCTTTCTCCGGACAAACTGTGTACAACGAGTGGTGTTTGTCATTATATAATGTCTTGTTTACATCTCTCCCCGCAATTGCCCTTGGAGTCTTTGATCAGGATATACCTGCACGACTTTGTCTCAAG TTTCCAGTACTTTATCAACAAGGTGTACAGAATGTTCTTTTTAGCTGGTTCCGGATCATTGGGTGGGCATCCAACGCAATTTTTAGTTCCATCTGCATCTTCCTTATTTGCATTCTTGGATTGGAGGATCAAGCTTTTCGTAGAAGTGGTGAAGTCGTTGGACTAGAAATACTTGGCGCAACTATGTACACTTGTGTGGTGTGGGTGGTGAACTGTCAAATGGCTCTTTCTATCAATTACTTCACATACATACAGCATCTCTTTATATGGGGAGGAATTGCACTTTGGTATATATTTCTTTTGGCGTTTGGAGCCATGGACCCCAGCATTTCAACGACAGCCTTCATGGTGTTCATTGAAGCCTGTGCACCATCGCCATCCTTCTGGTTAGTTTTACCCCTGGTTCTGTTTGTGGCTCTTCTGCCATACTTCACTTACACAGCAATCCAAATGCATTTCTTCCCAATGAGCCACCAGATGATACAGCTCATGTATGCTCAATCTGATGATACCGAATTTGTTTAG
- the LOC113739726 gene encoding putative phospholipid-transporting ATPase 9 isoform X1 has translation MTAAKRKKQSFSRISNLSRQESLEHSLIGGPGFSRLVFCNDPGRPEAVPLSYGSNYVRTTKYTAVTFLPRALFEQFRRVANMFFLFSAILSFTPLSPTSALSTVVPFAFVVGITMVKELVEDLRRKKQDIEVNNRLVKVYSSHGSFQYVKWMDLRVGDVVKVEKDEFFPADLVLLSSSYEDPICYVETTNLDGETNLKLKQALQATSYLNEDSAFKDFRGIIRCEDPNANLYSFVGNLDVAGQRYPLTLNQLLLRDSKLKNTDYIYGVVIFTGHDTKVVQNSVTPPSKRSKIEKQTDKLVYLLFAVLVLMSFTGSVVFGIATREDLQHGRMKRWYLRPDETTIYYNPKRAPIAATLQFFTALLLYSYLIPISLYVSVEIVKVLQSCLINKDLHMYYEEGDKPAHARTSNLNEELGQVDTILSDKTGTLTCNSMDFVKCSIAGTSYGYGVTEVERALARKKTSSLAQEKSDEDFHEFYTETNPLVKGFNFKDERITNGRWVNEPYSDVILKFFRLLAICHTAIPDVNEENGTVTYEAESPDEAAFVVAAREVGFEFCERSQASISINELDPITGKKVKRIFELLKVIEFSSSRKRMSVIIRDEEGNLLLLCKGADSIMFQRLASNGREFEEHTRLHINEYANAGLRTMVLAYRQLEEGEYQRFNEEFTEAKNMIIADQEKLAEAVAETIEKDLILLGATAVEDKLQIGVPECIDKLARAGIKIWVLTGDKMETAINIGFACSLLRQGMKHIIINSETAEFDALEKSLNESEASEALKANILHQIEKANDLLASSNESLSLIIDGKALTYALDIDVKDFFLELAISCSTVICCRSTPKQKALVTRLVKLKTRKTTLAIGDGANDVGMLQEADIGVGISGFEGMQAVMSSDIAIGQFRYLERLLLVHGHWCYRRISLMICYFFYKNIAFGFTLFFYQAYASFSGQTVYNEWCLSLYNVLFTSLPAIALGVFDQDIPARLCLKFPVLYQQGVQNVLFSWFRIIGWASNAIFSSICIFLICILGLEDQAFRRSGEVVGLEILGATMYTCVVWVVNCQMALSINYFTYIQHLFIWGGIALWYIFLLAFGAMDPSISTTAFMVFIEACAPSPSFWLVLPLVLFVALLPYFTYTAIQMHFFPMSHQMIQLMYAQSDDTEFV, from the exons ATGACTGCtgccaaaagaaaaaagcagAGTTTCAGTAGAATCAGTAATCTATCCAGGCAAGAATCTTTAGAGCACTCTCTAATTGGAGGGCCAGGCTTTTCAAGATTAGTTTTTTGCAATGATCCTGGAAGGCCTGAAGCAGTTCCATTAAGTTACGGAAGCAACTATGTCAGAACTACCAAGTACACTGCTGTAACATTTCTGCCAAGAGCATTGTTCGAGCAGTTCAGAAGAGTTGCAAatatgttttttcttttctctgcaATTTTGTCCTTCACCCCGCTCTCGCCTACATCTGCTCTTTCTACTGTTGTTCCATTTGCTTTTGTGGTTGGAATCACTATGGTGAAAGAGCTTGTTGAAGACTTGAGAAGGAAAAAGCAG GATATTGAAGTAAACAACAGGTTAGTTAAAGTGTACAGCAGTCATGGAAGTTTTCAATACGTCAAGTGGATGGATTTGAGAGTTGGAGATGTAGTGAAAGTGGAGAAGGATGAATTCTTTCCTGCTGATCTTGTTTTGCTTTCATCAAGTTATGAAGATCCAATTTGCTACGTTGAGACAACAAACCTGGATGGAGAAACAAATTTGAAGCTAAAGCAAGCATTACAAGCAACCTCATATTTAAATGAAGACTCAGCATTCAAGGACTTTAGGGGGATAATAAGATGTGAAGATCCTAATGCAAATTTATATTCTTTTGTTGGAAATTTGGATGTTGCAGGACAACGATATCCTCTTACACTTAATCAATTGCTTCTAAGAGATTCAAAGCTAAAGAACACTGATTACATCTATGGAGTTGTTATCTTCACTGGCCATGATACAAAGGTTGTCCAGAACTCTGTAACACCCCCATCCAAAAGGAGCAAGATTGAAAAGCAAACAGATAAGCTTGTCTACTTGTTATTCGCTGTTTTAGTTCTTATGTCTTTTACTGGGTCAGTGGTCTTTGGAATTGCAACAAGAGAAGACCTGCAACATGGCAGGATGAAAAGATGGTATCTTAGACCAGATGAGACCACAATATACTATAATCCAAAGAGAGCACCTATTGCTGCAACACTGCAATTCTTTACTGCCCTTTTGTTGTATAGTTACTTGATCCCCATATCATTGTATGTTTCAGTAGAGATTGTAAAAGTTCTTCAGAGCTGTCTCATCAACAAAGATTTGCACATGTATTATGAAGAAGGTGACAAACCAGCACATGCACGTACCTCTAATTTGAATGAGGAACTTGGCCAAGTTGACACTATACTTTCAGATAAAACAGGAACGTTGACTTGCAACTCCATGGATTTTGTTAAGTGTTCTATTGCAGGAACATCCTATGGGTATGGAGTCACTGAGGTAGAAAGGGCTTTGGCCAGGAAAAAAACATCATCTTTGGCTCAGGAGAAGTCAGATGAAGATTTTCATGAATTCTACACTGAAACTAACCCACTTGTAAAAGGTTTTAATTTTAAGGATGAAAGGATCACGAATGGCCGCTGGGTTAATGAGCCTTATTCAGATGTTATCTTGAAATTCTTTCGGTTATTGGCCATCTGCCATACAGCAATACCTGATGTGAATGAAGAAAATGGAACAGTGACATATGAAGCTGAATCACCAGATGAGGCAGCTTTTGTAGTTGCAGCCAGAgaagttggatttgagtttTGCGAGAGGTCTCAAGCAAGCATCTCAATCAATGAGTTAGATCCAATAACTGGCAAGAAGGTTAAAAG AATTTTTGAACTTCTAAAAGTTATCGAGTTCAGTAGCTCAAGAAAGAGGATGTCTGTGATTATAAGAGACGAGGAAGGGAACCTGCTTCTGCTTTGTAAAGGTGCTGACAG CATCATGTTTCAAAGACTGGCATCTAATGGAAGGGAGTTTGAAGAGCATACAAGGTTACACATTAATGAGTATGCTAATGCTGGTTTGAGAACCATGGTACTTGCATATCGCCAACTTGAAGAGGGTGAATACCAGAGGTTTAATGAGGAGTTTACAGAAGCCAAAAACATGATAATTGCAGATCAGGAGAAATTAGCTGAAGCTGTAGCAGAAACAATTGAGAAGGATTTGATACTGCTTGGTGCAACAGCTGTTGAAGACAAACTGCAAATTGGG GTTCCTGAATGTATCGACAAACTTGCACGAGCTGGAATAAAAATTTGGGTTTTGACGGGAGACAAGATGGAGACTGCAATCAATATAGG TTTCGCATGTAGTCTGCTTAGGCAAGGAATGAAGCATATCATAATCAACTCGGAGACCGCAGAATTTGATGCACTGGAAAAATCTCTAAATGAGTCAGAAGCTAGTGAG GCACTCAAGGCTAACATCTTGCATCAGATAGAGAAGGCGAATGACCTACTTGCTTCATCAAACGAGTCACTTTCCCTGATCATAGATGGAAAGGCCCTTACTTATGCCCTGGACATTGATGTGAAGGACTTTTTTTTGGAGCTTGCAATTAGCTGTTCAACTGTTATATGTTGTCGCTCAACACCTAAACAAAAAGCACTA GTTACAAGACTTGTAAAACTGAAAACTCGTAAAACAACACTTGCAATTGGAGATGGTGCAAATGATGTTGGGATGCTTCAAGAAGCAGACATTGGTGTTGGTATAAGTGGTTTTGAAGGAATGCAG GCAGTTATGTCAAGTGATATAGCAATTGGACAGTTCCGCTATCTGGAGCGCTTATTACTCGTACATGGTCATTGGTGCTACAGAAGGATCTCTTTAATG ATCTGTTATTTCTTTTACAAGAATATAGCATTTggattcactcttttcttctatCAAGCGTATGCATCTTTCTCCGGACAAACTGTGTACAACGAGTGGTGTTTGTCATTATATAATGTCTTGTTTACATCTCTCCCCGCAATTGCCCTTGGAGTCTTTGATCAGGATATACCTGCACGACTTTGTCTCAAG TTTCCAGTACTTTATCAACAAGGTGTACAGAATGTTCTTTTTAGCTGGTTCCGGATCATTGGGTGGGCATCCAACGCAATTTTTAGTTCCATCTGCATCTTCCTTATTTGCATTCTTGGATTGGAGGATCAAGCTTTTCGTAGAAGTGGTGAAGTCGTTGGACTAGAAATACTTGGCGCAACTATGTACACTTGTGTGGTGTGGGTGGTGAACTGTCAAATGGCTCTTTCTATCAATTACTTCACATACATACAGCATCTCTTTATATGGGGAGGAATTGCACTTTGGTATATATTTCTTTTGGCGTTTGGAGCCATGGACCCCAGCATTTCAACGACAGCCTTCATGGTGTTCATTGAAGCCTGTGCACCATCGCCATCCTTCTGGTTAGTTTTACCCCTGGTTCTGTTTGTGGCTCTTCTGCCATACTTCACTTACACAGCAATCCAAATGCATTTCTTCCCAATGAGCCACCAGATGATACAGCTCATGTATGCTCAATCTGATGATACCGAATTTGTTTAG